In the Strix uralensis isolate ZFMK-TIS-50842 chromosome 25, bStrUra1, whole genome shotgun sequence genome, AGATGCAACCTCTGGCCCTAAGCAGAAATATTCAGCTCTCCAAGTACTGGAATATGCTTCGGCTTTGACTTGTTTCCTCTGTGCTGTCTACCCTGGGCCGTTTGGCCAGAGACGTTATTACCGCAGTAGGAGCTCTCTTCTTCACCTGCAGGGGAGGAGGATACATTAGAATATAAAAAGTCTTCAAAAAGTTTAAATTCTGAATTATCAAAGAATTATTTGGTGTGAGAGCACATACGAGGAAATCACAGAGAGTATTTAAAACAGTGATCTTAACTACTTGGCAGCGCTTACCGCTGCTGTGTTTAACCTACACAACTGGCAGCACATTCCACACAAACCTGTACCTGAAGTTTTGATTTCTCCTTTGCCTCTTCACTCTTGTCTGGGGAAAGCGTATGAAAGACAAAATTCCTTGAATTTCGAGGTGCGTTTGGATTGAGGTCTGACATTGCTGCTAGTTTCTGAAGAACAGCTTTAGGTCTGTTCAAGAGAGACCCATTTTTTATCTGAAGAACAAAGAAATGCTGCGTTAAACCGCTCACACGAACAAGACAGCTCTTTTAGTAGGTTGCTCTTAACAGAGGAGACTACTCTACTAAAAGGTTACTCACTACCATACAAACCAGAAATGGCCAGAATCTGGGGTCAGCTGGCTTTGCTGTGCTCTACGGGCACAGTTTGGAAATACCATTTTTCAGAGCTGTTACCAACCTGGATGTCACTGGCAGGTCGGAATGTTTCAAAGGGGTTCCTGGGTAGTAGCGCGGTGTCTTGTACCACTACTGCTGGGCTGGCtagcagagacagagagggaagTCTCAATTTCTGAACTTCATTTGaaggaatataattttatatcAAACGGAAGAACTTCGAATTGAAAACAGACAGTAAATACTGcaggggggccgggagggggggaGAAGCTGCATCAAATTATACTCTGAGCCGTACAACTGATAGATGACTCTGGCAATTAGTTCTATCAGTTAGAAGGGAAAATTTGGGTTTGAAACAGCTTTGCACACTTGGAGTTATGTTTTTGACACGACAAGGAAAACTTATGTTTACTTTCACTCATTACACAGTTACTTTCACTACATTACAGTTTTTTCTTAAGTCACAGATATTTGGAGAAACTGCTAGGCGGAATGTCGCTTACAGTCTCCTTCTCTGCGTCTTAAAGGCAAGCAAACGAAGAACAAAAGACTAAAAGATGTAGAGGAACTTATTTCCACTCTACAATGTTTTTTTCAAGTAGCAGCATACTATTTTATTAAGTAAATACACACAATTATCACCAACCTTGCAGTTGCATATTTTCCATGATTTTATAGCTTTAGCTTTTCAAGTTCTGGAAGACACGAGCTCAGACTGGTGTAAGAAACCCAGACACTGGAGTTCTGATTCGTGGCCTGCTTCACTGGAGACCACGCGTGACAACTAGAAGTTAagctttctttctcttatttGATTGTCCCTTCAATAAAAAGCAAGCTTACCTTTCTTCTGTAGGGACTTAGCAGTTACTTTTTTTGCTAGTTTCATGAATTGGCTGTCTTCACcaatttcttcctcctcctcctgttctttatttttttctttctgtagcagAGAGAAGTTactttgtaaaatttaaaaagttcATACTAAGAATGAACATTTCATTCAGTATTTTAAGTAGACCAAGTCTTTCATTATgtaaatagtattttttatttactttctacCGTAAAAGTTTACTGCAATTACTCCTTTTCATCCTAGTTCTATTAATGAACAGCAAACCTCTAGTACCACATTCAGCTGACAAAGCTGACCTACTACTGAAACCTCTAAAAGTTTAATAAAAGACTTATTTCAGAACATAGTTGTTCTGCCTCTCCCTTCTGAATTAGTTTCCCTTTCTGTACAATACTTGTAGAAGAGCAGAATtcacaatgaaaaacaaagatacatatatatgaccgatattttttccagagtttaaCTTGAGGAACTGACAATTTCACATCTAGCAATGGTACAAACACTGAGCAGATGCCATTCTGGAAGCTGTTACCTGCTCACGAAGCCACTGCTCTCGTTCAAACCGCTCTTTCCTCCATTTTGCTTCTGTCTCATCAAACTGTTCGTTTTCATCATCATTATCTGAATCTTTCTGAAACAAGTCAGTCTGTGAAGCATAAtctagacaaagaaaaaaaaaattagctatcAAGAGAGACATACAATAAGCAGACCAgtaaaaaccaacaacaacaaaatcaatccaaaacaaacaaaaaacccaccaaaagaAGAACCCTCCCCGCCCAGTTTATTTACTTCTGAAGGACTACTGAGTGGTATTTCACACCCACGCACTCTCTTTCCAATCTTTCACCCCCATCTATTGACTACGGATCAGAAAGGCACCTATGTTTTTCCATCTGAACCTCCTCATTCTGCCAGGGCCATCACTGTGCAGGTCACCATCAGCCAGGTACCTCTCCTGGTACAAGCGTAACTGCCGCTTGTCGTCATCAAGCATCACCTTCCTATCAGCacagaagagagggaggaggTTAGTCCAGATTATATCCAAGAGCCACGActccacacacaaaaatacagacTAACACTGTCACTGACATGTGTAACTTCTGTACTTGGTTTTCTAATTCCGCTTCATTAGGGAGTTCCTCATCAATAACCTCTTCTTCATATTCGTTCAGGTCTTCACCATCGTATTCTTCCTCACTTCCCACATCACTCCCTGACAGCTCTGCCTCATCTTCCAAGAAATCCTGCAGTTTTCtataaaagaacattaaaaaactTCAGTTTGGTACACCAATAATCATCACACAAATCTTCTGAAAGCAAGCTCTATGTTTTGACATGAAATTAACACATATCCTCAATGAGAAATTATGAttcatctttgttttttaaaagaccaAGACTTGAGTTCTTGCACATTTCCACAGACAGCCTGCCAACACACAACACCCCAGATTATTGTCACCCTACAGATTCCTGGCCCGTTGCCCACCAAATGTGACAGCAACGATAACTGCCAACTACATGTTTTACGAACTAGAACAAATAAAGATCTTAAGACATGAAGAATGACAGCAATACTCCTTGAATCCTGCTTTTTTGGTCAAAAGAATGTTGCGTTGCTTTCACTGTGACCTTCTGATTTCCATCTATAATGAAAATTTTAACGGAAATCCTCTATAATCCACCAGCAACATAGTTAAACTCATGCAACGTGGCAGCACCAAAGCACAAAAACAGTCAGAGCCAATGCCATATAAACATTAGCTACTAATGCTGGGGAGGGAATAATTATAGACTAAATTTCTAGTGCTATTAATATTCTATTCTGTCTGGCAATTAAGATACAAAAAAGATGTACTTAACAGTTTTTTCTTCAAGCCCTGTCTGTGTCTCAGCAGTTCTTCTTCATCACTCACTTCTGCTTCTTCAGCATCACTATCTCCACTTTTTTCATCCTGTCAAAGagaaagttttcagaaattaagGAATTTCTGGAAGTGGATGGCTTTGTAGTGACAGCTGCTTCTATTCTTCAAGCCACAGAGACTAAAACACCAGAGATTTTTCAGAGGATTTGCTATGCTTTATCCAGTATATCATAATTCTAAACGATCCAGACATTGCtcttaaaaacatttcagtaGCTTGTTCTGGAAGTCATGATACTTTGCATTGATGGTTATGTTAAAAACTAAGTAGATAAATGGAATTCTCTTAGTCCAAATGCTGCAGCAGTTGCTTTGCTCCATCAGTCCGTACCTCTTCACTATCAAAGGCATTGTCATCCGTTACAAGCTGAAAATCACCAAGTtcttgctcctcctcctcttcctcttccctgggaAATGAACAAACACACATTTTCATTTCACCTCCAATGATGGATTCACAGTAATTCAAGGCAAAGTTTCAAccaccacagcagctgctctcagGCAATCACCTGCGAGTGCTCAGAGCTACAGTCTCTCAACAACATTTACCTTTAAACGCCCCAAATCCCCATTAGCACTGATATTTTAAGACCGCAGGTCTTCACTTGTGGAAACCATGGGACATGTACTAATTTCTGAGTTTGTTTCCCTCTAAAATTCCTCTTGGATCCCCCTAACAGTCCCATCCTCGTTATCCTTTTTCTCAGGCAGCCACACACCTTTCTAGTTTAatcaatggaaaaaatacatttggtTATGGTTCCTGTAGTTTGGCAACAGAACAGAACCCAAATGTCCTACATTCTAACAATCTCTTCTCAGTTTGATGAAAGGTCTTCAACACTTCTTTCACTATCAGTGAAAGACAAAGACTTTCCCTTCACAGCAGCTGTGGGAAACAGTATATGCTGCCAATTTAGAGAGTGATTGCTGAGCAATTTGCAATATTCCTCCTTTTCACCTCCAAAACAGACCACACTTTTGCTTACAGCATTCTGAACTGATGACGAACAAGAAAGCACATTAAGAGTGAAAGGAGACAACTATCACTGTAAGTTTTTGTCATTTTAGGAAGAACAGTGCTAACCTGTCTGTGGGGAAGGAGCCTGAACAAAGCGCTAGAGCTTCTGCCATGGGGTCTTctatgtcactgtctttttctGCCTTGGAAGACACTGAAGATGCCCATGTTGGGGAACCTGCTACGAAAAGGAGTAAGATGGCAACTTATTAGACAGATATATTTCTACTCTTAAAATGTCAGAGAGCATCCTAGAAATACCAGTTAGCATGATCCCACAAAGGTGACAAATTGTGACAGCTCTCAGAAGTTCCACATTCTGCACTAGCGCCCACAACTAAAGGGCACCTTCACATAAAGCTTATGAATCAAGTCACCAGCAAAGCTGGAAACAGAATTCAGGACGTACTCTGAGACACGAATTTTCCTGAACAAAGATTGAGCAGTTCTTCCATGTTCTGCTTTTTGTTGCTGCTGGTATTTGGCACGTGTTCAGCCTGACTGCTAAACTGTCCGGAACACAGGTCCAGTAATTCATCCATATTGGCATCCATCGCGTTCTCGTCCATGCTGGCCAGAGTCAGCTGATGCTTTGAGGGCTGGTATTTATTCCTATGTTGTCCAACATTCAAGAACCTGAAAGAGAGTTGATCGTTAGAAAAACCTTGCTGGCCTGTATGCTCAACTTCTGTTAAAGGGCACAAACCACCATCCTTTACACCTATTACCTACCCATCCGCATCAAGCAGCTGGCTCTGAGTGTCATCTTCCAGAGAAAATTGGAACTGTGACTCCCCAGCCCCTGGAAATAAACTCTTGGGCTCAGGAGAGGCATTATACAGGTCCTGGGAATCTTCTATGGGAAGAGAGGGCTCAGATGTCTTTCCTGAGCTCTAGCCAAAGGAATATAAAAACGTATAAGATATTTGTTTTGCAAGCCTGGAATTCAAAAGCAAGAATGGGATAAAACATTTAACCTATTTAAAAGAATTAATGCCATGCAGAATTCAAGTATGTCTGCACTGCTCTGATAAATCATAGGAGTTCACTGACATCAGATATCGTGTAGCCCAGgtaagtatatttaaaaaatatttaccaagTACATATTTTATCTATAAAACACAGATGATATCATCTCTTCTCTGATGTTTTAGAATATAAATTTTTATAATGTCATTTTCATCTGTTCCAATATGGAGACATTTTAAACTCCAAGGAGAGTTTGCTTTTCTGAAATCTTACACATATAAAAGCATTTGGCTAGATACCACCTTCTGGTATTATTTTTTTGATAGATCTGACAGTCAggataaaatacatttattcactACCCACTGTGTTAATATACGATAGGGATAGGCCTGACCACCTCACCTTGGAAGCAGAGCTGATAAAGCTCGTTTTGAAAAAACCTGGGGAAGGTGACCTGAAACCTCCTGCTGCAGATAAAAAGTTCCCTCCACGTGACATCTGCTTGTTACAGGGCTGATACGATGGAATCATGGAGCCGATCAACTCGAAGCTGCTGTTATGGCTGTTCTCTTTTGCTAGTGTTGGTAGAGAAAATGAATCATCAtcctctgtgaaaaaaaaataaaaaaatacagtgcttaACTTTTTTTGGTGATCCAGTAGGACCTCAAGATACGGTATTGCAATACTGACACCTTGCTAAAAATTCATTATTTAGTGCTTATGTTGGATTTCTTTCTTCACTGAGGATGCATATCACGCTTTTTTACTGAATTTCACCTTATTGATTTCTGACAGTTTCTATATTTTTCCAGTAtaattttgaactttattttccCCGAGTTTTTTCAAGCCCTCCCATTTTTTTCAACAGGCTAAGCTTCTATAATCATACTGTATAACTATACAGGTGATGAAGTAACAAAAATACTGAATACCAAACAGAAACCTATACATGTGCCATGTGAAAAAACCACTAGCTACGATAATAGTTGTACTTTACCTAACTTGGTAGAACCTTTGTCTGCAACTTCTTCCATCTCAAGTTTCTCGTCAGGAAGAGAATATCTgcaattcattaaataaaatgtatttgccaACATATACAAGTCGAATTGCTATTGTCTTTTGCAATTAGGTTTGACAGACAAGGTAAGACACAAAAATACATCTCGTATGTTGTGATTAAGAAACAGATCATTCCACTAAACAACGActaagttttttaaagaaaatatatattaatgcACATATAACTACTGgaataggacagaaaaaaatacttataaaagGTACTTTAAATCAAAACATCTCTGTGTATTGagcaaatttaaaattttaaatcttgGTTTATTTACCCCATTTTTGAGGAGCTGTCCTTAAAAAGCATCAATGTAGACTCTGTTGAAGGTGGTTTGGGAACAGAATCACAGTGCACAgatttttccagcttttctccATCAATCGATTCTTTGTCGGTTTCTTTATCACCATCTTCAACATGTTTCTCTTCTGTATCTTCATTATCTTCCTCTGCTTCACCAAGCAGAAATTCCacattctaaaaaaaaaccacccccaaaaaTAGCAGAGATACGGTGGTTATTGCTTTGATCTGTCAACTTCCTTGcttttcaagaaaacattttaccATATGGAGGATGAAGCTGAGTGACATTCACAGTTCTTACATGCAAATATTCCACTCTGAGACAACTGCCATAGAGGTGCTTGAAACAGCCAAGCTGTTCTGAtcccttttaaaaaggaaaggcCATGGTAAATCCTACCCCACATCGGGCAGGTGACCTGTTTGTCCCCTGCTAGCAGTGAGCCAAGGATACATGAAAACGGCACCAGAATCTTCTGCACACTTACATTCGGTTTTAATACTGTTTAGACaagtaaaaaaatactaataaattcagtttcagaCAATGCAAACCCTGAACATGCCAACTGTAGCAGGTTTTTAGCTTCTAGGAAGAATTCTTGGCAATTTCCCTAGTATTAACAGTGTACAAAAGTCATTTCAttgggcagaggcagcagaattGAGAAGCTGACAAGGTTCTGTAAAAATATTGCATACAGACCTCATGattgtcttcttcctcttcctcagacTCATCtgtcatctcttcctcctcttcctcttcttcctccagcatGTCCTCATTATCCAGTTTAAACAACGCTTGCCGCTTTTGGCGCTCCTCGGTCCTGCGGAGTTTCATGGCCTCCTGGAGTTTAGCCTTCAGTGCCTGCAGCTTTTCACCTGGATAGAAGTGAAGAAATTAATACATCAGCTGTACTACTGTGAATCCTTCAATTCACCGCCTTGAAGCATCCAATCTAATGTAGCTACACACATcaaaaagggaattaaaaaaattacttgttttttaaatgtttttgtgaaTTGATCTACTAAGAGCTAGGAGCAGTTAGTTTCAATAAGCTCAGCTCCATTTAGAGAAACCACACAGTCTCAAGGATTACCAAGATTCCTCGTTATCCATAAATGCCACCGGCGCAGCGCTCCGAATGAGAACGGGCTCTGTCTCTCCACTGCACCTTTTGGGAACAAGAGCATCCAAGTGCCACGGGCAGATGTGCTACAGCACATGAAATAATCAAGAGCAACTAAAAATAATGTGTGCCCATAGAACCAGCCAAATAATCTATTTCTTTTAATGGATGCTATGGGAGAGTCACATTCCACGCACAGTTTTGTTTGCAAATACATACAATTCTATTAGAAACTGCAGTTTAGAAATAAGGAAGCATGAGATCTAATAATCGGTAGCAGCTCACAAGAAGTCTGAGAGTCACATTCAGAGGGCTGATGAAATACAACAGTGTGgatatatgtttatataaaattttGGTACAGATGGGGAGAAATCCAGAGAACCAGTTGCAAAGATCTGACTGAGGCTGTTCTACACTGGCCTGTGCTCTTTAAGAGGTCTATcaagattcttttttaaaacagggCTATCCATTAGAGGGAGCATACATACTAATTTCACAAATGAAGATCCCTTCATCTGTATTTCATAGGGCAGCACTGGGAAAGGGGGAATGAGGGGGAAAAGAAGACAAGGTGTTTTCCAATTCAATCATCACTTCTCCTCCCAAACCAACCTGGCTTCGTGTGGACTGTTTCATCCAGGCTCTCTGCAGCCAACACTGCTGGTACCACGTCTGCTCTCAGCTCCTCCTTTCCTTCAGATGTAGTCTCCTTACGGATAATGTTCATGTTTATGGTCCTTTCAACTTTGGATTTTGACGTTCCAAGAGTGTGCTTCAAGAAACGTGCTTTCAAGGCTTCTAATTCTTTAAATACATAttaattaaatttcaaaatgcaaattaaattaatttgataGCATTTAAAAGCATTGAGCATTGAAGTTGTA is a window encoding:
- the CLSPN gene encoding claspin encodes the protein MLGRALRQGLPGSATGVSRPLSPVPAHRPPAASAALRGAVTPPGRGRADLLRLQRCRDLRRPRGGGVSREGDSRDTGGALLLQRAGAPALGTLSWRSLAEECPQFLLEDLNSDLQKPHDSDSDSGQGSCEAASPGPCSKGRASPDDRDSEEEIFVRKKAKSKKILQDSESEDGEDGGSFVQNNAPGGDEENGEEKENITAQRDKKSHRIRQGLLDSDDSDTGDRLQIETLETSRKSGLSENELEEERPLKSGKKYRKHKQHKHGFEEGVAKKPVGKSRRRKEKERTIESIKQLKKEKNPRAEVDGGERYPFNDSGCLLDDKDLFDNGLEEENDYPPEDEESIESIRAAVKNKIKKYQNKERFSVDEGYKHAFDDENEEPVLKEPKRKERKASRLSKEAIKQLHSETQRLIRESSVSLPYHVPETKSIHDFFRRRPRPLCQGNAMALLKSTKYQLSLNEESADTKNLSTDCKDGEIEGDQSAANEPETSLGRDVDTTANKPLGDAGKSLTEDCAEEPRQDGDDSPTARTATADGNTEQQQHSDFLNTDCSEQRENEIPLAVGGDALEQRGETAPDIQCDKSNQQVGPGLVAPLEKVRKSKLDKLRELGVDLSIKPRICSDNESFINLDESDSNKELEALKARFLKHTLGTSKSKVERTINMNIIRKETTSEGKEELRADVVPAVLAAESLDETVHTKPGEKLQALKAKLQEAMKLRRTEERQKRQALFKLDNEDMLEEEEEEEEEMTDESEEEEEDNHENVEFLLGEAEEDNEDTEEKHVEDGDKETDKESIDGEKLEKSVHCDSVPKPPSTESTLMLFKDSSSKMGYSLPDEKLEMEEVADKGSTKLEDDDSFSLPTLAKENSHNSSFELIGSMIPSYQPCNKQMSRGGNFLSAAGGFRSPSPGFFKTSFISSASKSSGKTSEPSLPIEDSQDLYNASPEPKSLFPGAGESQFQFSLEDDTQSQLLDADGFLNVGQHRNKYQPSKHQLTLASMDENAMDANMDELLDLCSGQFSSQAEHVPNTSSNKKQNMEELLNLCSGKFVSQTGSPTWASSVSSKAEKDSDIEDPMAEALALCSGSFPTDREEEEEEEQELGDFQLVTDDNAFDSEEDEKSGDSDAEEAEVSDEEELLRHRQGLKKKLKLQDFLEDEAELSGSDVGSEEEYDGEDLNEYEEEVIDEELPNEAELENQVQKLHMKVMLDDDKRQLRLYQERYLADGDLHSDGPGRMRRFRWKNIDYASQTDLFQKDSDNDDENEQFDETEAKWRKERFEREQWLREQKEKNKEQEEEEEIGEDSQFMKLAKKVTAKSLQKKASPAVVVQDTALLPRNPFETFRPASDIQIKNGSLLNRPKAVLQKLAAMSDLNPNAPRNSRNFVFHTLSPDKSEEAKEKSKLQVKKRAPTAVITSLAKRPRVDSTEETSQSRSIFQYLES